CATGAGATCGCGCGGTATCGATACCAGATTCATGCTCTTACGGTCTGCGGCGATCTGCAGAATCATCGTGGTATCGGAATTATGCAGATCCGCAACGTCGCTGCCGCTACCGCCAATCGCGGAGTTACCCGCACCATCACGCGTATCCTGACCAATCAACAGAATGTTGATTACCTTATTGGCATACGGATCCACCGGTGAGTCATCTACTTTCTTGGCACCCTTCTGCTGGATGACCTGCACCTTCTGGCTGCTGACCGCGCCAGACACATCGGCCCAAGTGGCAGCGGCGAACGTTCCCACAAACACCAGCACGGCAATAACAGCCATGGACACGGCTGCAGCGGCCTTGCGGCTCGTCCGGTATGCCATGATGTGATGGGGGCCGCGCACCTTCTGCCAACCAAAATTGGGCAGATTGTTCTGTGCGTGCCGGTTCGCCATATCCTTTGCCTCCCTGTTTCGCAAGACGGATGCATCAGGCATGTGCTGCAACCGTCCAAGACGAGCTATGCTCTTGCCGATATCGAGGCCGTTCCGCACTGCGCGGCAGCCTCACAAGAGCACGTCGACTCTGCGAATAATAGGTGTTATACATCGTGGGTAAGTGTAACAGAATGCGATGAACCTATTCCTGATACGACGAATCGCAACAGAATTTCCATGTTCCGCGCGATTATGCGCAGTTTTTTGCATCGCTTTTACCCACATTGACCATGTTTGTTCCCAGCGCATTCCCAGACTTCATTGAGGGGTATAACAGTATTGCGCAAGAAAACGGTCACGAAGCGCAACAATAGTAGAGCCGTATTGATTTGTTCGGCTTAGGAGAACGGGAGAGGTACACATGTTCGTCCTCAGCAACGCCTGGCGGGCTTTGATGCGTTCCAAGGGACGCACCACCCTAACCGCGTTCATCACTCTGGCAGTCACGTTCGGCACGGTTGCCGGACTGGCCATTGTGCAGGAAAACACCACCGCACACACCACCACATACAATTCGCAGAAAGCCAATATGGCGATTCGCCCGAGCGCGGCCACCTGGAAGAAGGTCTCCGCCACCGACTCGGCCACCACCAAGCATTACATGACCTGGTCGTCGTACACCGATTACGCCTCGGCTATTCAGACCGCCGGTACCACGCTCGACTTCACCGTTACCGGAACAGTACCCGCCCGCGTGAGTGGCGATTTGAAAGCGCTCGATGGCGGCTCGCTCGGCTCCGCTTCCGACGATAAGACCGGCGGCCAGCTGGTTTGGCGCGCATTCTGGACCAAGGACGCGGCCAAAGCAAGCGATCTTGGCACCTTTGAAATCGTGGACGGCAAGGGCCTGAGCTATAACAACAAATCCGCCAACCCAGACACCACCGGCGCATTGGTCTCTGAAGCGTTTGCCAAGGCCAATAATCTTAAGGTGGGCGATACGTTCAAGGTAGCCACTGCCACCAGCGCATCAGACACCGCAGAGCTCAAGGTGCGCGGCATCTACAAGTACACCTCCGAATCCACCGTGGACAACCCGGTGGTTGCCGCCCGCAATCGCGAGAACGCGATCTTCACGAACTACCAGACCTTCTCCAAGGCCGGACTCGACCCGCAGTACAGCAATGAAACCGCCTCCGGGTGGGAGCTGCCTGACCTGAACGTGGTGTTCAACGTCACGGATTCTGCTACATATGATTCTCTGCTGAAAACGCTGAAGAAAGCCAAGCTGCCGGCCAAGGGCTACACCATCTCTTCCCCCTCGCTCGAGGCTTACACCAAGTCGCTTGAGCCGTTGGATACCTTGGCTGCTCGTGCCAAGACCGGCGTGATCGTGCTGCTCACCGTGGGTGGCGTGCTGTTGCTGGCCCTAGTGCTGCTGGCCGCGTGGACGCCGAAGCGCAATGATGAAATCGGCATGGCGCTGGTTTCCGGCGTAACTCGCGGCCGCCTTGGCTGGCAATTCATGCTTGAGGTGTTCTTCGCCACCCTGCCGTTCTATGTGATCGGCCTGGTCGGTGGCGCCTTTGCGGCAAAGCCCATCGGCGCGGCATTGATCTCCGGCCACACTACCGCAGTCACCTCTAGCCTGATTTGGCAGATGGTCTGGGGCGGGCTCGGCGCCATTTTAGCGCTGGCTATTCTTGCGGCCTTGCGACTTGCGTTCTTCAGCGCAGCCAAGCTCTTTGCCGCTGATGGCGACTGGGGCACAGTCAGCGAAATCGAGACCATTGAAGAGGCTGACGACGAGGTTGCCGAACTCGGCAAGGCTGTGACCACTACCACGACTACGTCCAACGACGATGCGGAGGCGAAGGCATGAGCGAGAAGAACGAACAGGAACTCAGCAAGGACGAAGCCCTGAAGAACACGGCCGAATCGGCCATGGCATCCAAGGATGCCATCAAGCCCGCTCCGGCCGATTCCATCCAGTTCAGCGTCATCTTTGACGATGCGGATGGTCTCGACCTCGAGGGTGCGGATGACGCCGACGACAATGCCTCCGGTGATATCTACAGCATCATGGCCAGCGCCGAAAGCGCCGCGGATGTCACTGAGGCCTCAGACGCCACCGCCGAGGACAACGCGGGCGCAGAACTCAGCGAGGCAGAAGCGGACGCTCTGGCTTCCGCAGACACCTCCGCCGCAGCGACCAAGCGCAATGCGGACCGCGTCAACGAGACGCTGAACCTGGCTAAATCTGGCGGCAAAGACGAATTGGTCGAACACGCAGCGCCGGCGGCCAAGGCCACCGAACCGACCATGACGCTCGCCTCGCGCATCGATCGCGTGCTCGTGGGCGGCGGCGCGGATGACATCCTGCTCAAGACCTACCCGACCTTTGCGCTGAACAAAGTCACCGTTCCCGGCGCCAAAGGCAAGATCAACGTACTCGACAGCGTGGAATTCGCCTGCTACGTGGGTCACGCCTACGCACTGCTCATCACCGACGACCCTGACTCGGGACTGACCGCAGACACCAAGCGCCGCGCGCTTATGGGCGTGATGAGCGGCCTTGTACAGCCGAAGTCCGGCACGGTGATGAATAAGAGCGCCAACATCGCCGAACTGGAGCCTGTGGATCTGCGTGGTCACCGTCTGGGCATCGTACCGCAGCTGCACGCCGTGCAGCCCGATCTGGACGCCGAGCAGAACGTGCTCTATGCCATGAATGCCTCCAACCGTAACTTCCTGAAGCCCAAGCCGGTGATCGCTCGTGAACTGCTGGCCAAGGTCGGCTTCTCGGAGGCGACCAGCGGCGTTGCCGTGAGCAAGCTACCCGTGGTGCAGCAGCGCTTGGTGGCCATTGCCCGCGCCATCAGCACGGAAGCGGAAGTGCTGATTCTCGACGAACCGACCCGCGGCTTGAACGTGGACGACACAGTGACCGTGTTCGCCGCCCTTGCCAAGCTGGCGCATAGCGGCGACCCGAAGCACTGCATCATCGTGCTCACCGCCTCGCGCGAGATCGCCGAAGCCGCAGACCAGATGTTCGAGATCTGATTTCAAGTCGTCGAGGAGGCCCCTGCGATTCGGCAATATCGAATCGCAGGGGCCTTCTCGACTTCAAGGGGCTGATTCGCGCATCTCGGGAAGTCTACTTCCGTTTCGAGGGGCTGGTCATTCAGTCAAACGCATGTAGAAACGGCTTGGCGCAACGCCATTTCGCCATTGTCGGACGTTGTCTACCTAGACACCAGCCCCTCGAGACGCAAGTAGATCTCCGGAGAAGATCGAATCAGCCCCTCGAAACGCAAGTAGACGTCAAACAAGGCCCAAATCTGTTCCCACTGACATCAACGTGGCTTATTCCCGAGCTAATCTAGGGATAATCCTGACCTTACGAAACGAAACTTGACGATCATGACCGGATATATTCCCACACTTGAGCAGATTGACGAGCTGCATCGCAAGATTGCGCCGTCCGAGGCGGCCTATGAGCTGGTTCACACGCATTGCGTGATTGTGGCGACCATCGGATGCCAGATTGTGCGACGGCAGAATGCACTGTTCACGCGTCGTTGCACGCTGCCGAAAGATGCACCCGAGTGGGGAAGCAATCGTCGCACAGAGAATACGGTAGATGCTGCTGTGTCGGCTACGCCCATGCCACCCACTGCGGGCGTCACGGGCGGCCAGGTGCCGCCACGCCTACTGGACGAGCATCTGGTGCTCATCGGCGGGCTGCTGCACGACATCGGCACATATCGCGTGTTCAAGCATGACGGTTCGGACGGCGAGCCGCTCAAGTTCAGCAAGAAGCGGTATATTCTGCACGGCCTTAAGGGTTACGAGTATTTGCTCGATGAGGGTGTGGACGAGTACATCGCCCAGTTCTGCCGCAACCATACCGGCGTGGGGCTCACGTGCGAGGACGTGGTGAAGCAGGAGCTTCCTCTGCCCCCGGCCGACTATGTGCCGATGAATCTCGAGCAGGAAGTGGTGATGTACGCCGATAAGTTCCACAGCAAGTCGGTGCCGCCGAAGTTCTTGCAAGTCGAGGCGTATACGGCTCGAGCCGAACGATTTGGCGAGGATAATAAGCGGCGTTGGCTAGATCTGGTGGCCAAATATGGCGTACCGGATATTCCGGTGTTGGCTGAGAAGTACGGGATGCGAGTGATCTGAGCTCCCGCTGGCGGGGGCTGTCAGCGAAGCTGACTGGGGGTGGTTCGTTTCCATCAATCAGACCACCCTCAGTCTCGCTTCGCGAGCCAGCTCCCGTCAGCGGGAGCCGAGGAACGGTCGAGGAACGGTTCAGATGGAACGCAGACGGTAGGTACCGTTGCGGTTGGACGCGATGATCATCTGATCATTCTCCAGCACGTCCCAGCCTTCCTGCTCATAGCCGGAGGAAGACACCACTACACCGGCCGGATCGCCATTCTCGTCATTCAGTGCGTGGTAGCGCATCACACGGTAATCGGCGGCCTGCTCGCCACGGCCATACTCGTCGTAAATCTCCACAATGCGCGGGCTGGTCTTCTCGCGGCCGGCAGCGCACAGGGCTATCAGCTGATCCTCGGACTGGATCATGCAGTTGTAGCTGGACTTCGGGTATGCCTGGCGAAGCTCGCGCACCGCCTGAGCCACGGCCTCGTCAAGCGGGAATCCGAAGCCGACGTACTCCAGAATCACCGCGAAGAAGATGGCGGAGTCGGAGCGTCCGCCGGTGGACAGAAACACGCTGTGATCCACGGGGTAGGAACGATTGGTCACAATGTTGCGGCCATTGGCGTCGGAAATATCGCCATTGTGAATAAAGCTCAAACCGTTGGCATAGAACGGGTGCTGGTTCTCCATAATGAGCGGCAGATTGGAGCTGGCCAGACGCAGATGCCAAATGGCGCCGCGAGCCGGCTCGCTAGCCAAAGCTTCAAACGTGCTATCGGCGCGTGCGGCGATGGTGGACTTGTAGATTTTAGTGCCGGTTTCCGGAGTGGGCGCGCCACCGTCGCGCACGTATGGCGCCGACGCGGGATCCGCGAGCTGGGCCACACCCCAGCCATCGTTGTGGATCTCGGACAATTCGCGGAAATCCTCGACATTGCCCTGACCCAACACGGCGTTAAGGCTCAGGTTGAACCCTGCCGTCGCGTATCCCAATAATCTGCACATAGTCAGATAACTTACCCGAGCCATATTTCGACGTGCGGCCACCGTTATAGGCATTCTTTATAGAGCGCGTCAGGCTATACACGGCGGTAACTCGGTTGAAAAGGGCACATTGCGACTTCTGCAGAATGCTAACTGCTTTCAGCAGGGGTACCCGATATGGAAGAGCCCAAGTACAAACGGCAGAATAACGCCATTCATACTTGGGTTCTCAACACTTAGGCACCCCTCTGAAAGCAGTTATTATTCCGCAAGAGGGTTCGAGTACCCCTTTCAACCGAGATACCTACTTTTTCTCCTCTGCCGACATCGCGGCATCGAGTTCTTGGACCAAGCGGCTCAGGCCGGCGGTGGTATCCATGGGATCGGGAACAGCCGCAGGATCGGCCACGCTTCGAGTCGGGGTTGGCGCAGGAACCGTCTTGGTCCCATCCGTGCGCTTCAGACGCGGCGGGCGGCGGGTGGAGACGAATAGCGGCTGCACTTCAATCAACGGGTTGTAGGGCGCCAAGCCGAACCACTTGACCGGAGAACCGGCCACATGGCGAATCGCGTACTTGGCTTGCAGCGAGAGCGCACCGCGAGCGGAGACCTTGGACTCCGGCATCAGCGCCTTGTGCACCAGCACGTAACGAACTGTGCCAATATCCGGGTCGGCGTCCACCCTGGGGTAGATCGACTTCTGCTTGGGCAGTTCTCCGGTCTTGGACAGGTCATGCATGATCTGGTGGATATACGCCGGAATGGACTGCGAGACCTTGAACCCCAGGCGGAACCGCACACGGAAGATGTAGTTGGTGCCGAAATTCTCCACCGAGTATTCGCGGGTGAACGGCTCATCGGTGGTCTCCACACTCACTGCCCACCATGCGCGGGCGCGCTTGGGGTGGTCGGCGAAGATGGAGAAGAAGATATCCGTATCGAGTCGCTTGGTCTCCGAATCGGAAGTCAGGTAGACGATGTTGTCCGCAAAGTAGGGGATGCGGAAGTCTCCGTGCAGCTTGTCGAGTGCGGGCAGGAAGTCCTTGGGCCTCATGTGGCGACGCTGCGCACGCTCCAGCTTGGTGCCTTCATTCCACGTGTACATGACAAACAGAATCGCGATGGTGAGCAGGCAGGTGAACCAACCACCATGCAGGAACTTGGCCATAGAGGCGATGAAGAACATGATCTGGATGGCCAGGAACAGCACGGTGAACACGATGGCGCCCACGCGCTTGCGGTCATACCAGAGATACACGCCGAGCAGCACAGTGGTGGTGATCATGGTGATGGTCAGCGCCAAGCCGTATGCGGCGGAGATGTGCTCCGAATCCTTGAAGATGGCAAGCACGGCCAGAGTGGAGACGCACAGCACGCCGTTGACCACCGGAATGTACAGCTGGCCGCGTGTACGGGCCGGGTAACGCACCTGCAGATGCGGCATCCAGTTGAGGCGGGTGGCCTCGGAAACCATGGTGAATGCGCCGGTGATCAGGGCCTGGGAGGCAATCACGCCGGCCGTGACGGAGAGAATCACCGCCAGATAGCGCACGTTCGGCGTCATCATCTGGAAGAACGGGTTCAGCGACTTCATAGTGTTGAACTGCGGGTTGCGGGCGTTGTTCAGCATCCACGCGCCTTGGCCGAAGTAGTTGAGCACCAGCGCAATCTTGATGAATGGCCAGGTGAAGTAGATGTTGCCACGGCCCACATGACCCATGTCGGAGTAGAGCGCCTCGGCACCGGTGGTGGAGAGGAACACCGTGCCCATCAGTGCGATACCGGCCGCGTTATGCGGGCTGAACAGGAATTTGACGCCGTACACCGGGTTAAGGGCGGCGAACACCGACCAGTCGTTGTTGAGATTCACCACGCCCACAACGGCGAGGAAGCTGAACCAGACCAGCACCATCGAGCCGAAGACCTTGCCGATGCTTTCGGTGCCACGAGACTGCACGGAGAACAGAATCACGATGATCACCACGGTGATCATGAGGGTCAGGCTCGGATTCTCGTCAAACAGCTGCTCGAGCGGCGGCAAAGTCTGCAGACCTTCGACTGCGGAGCTGATGGACACGGCCGGTGTGAGCACGGAATCGGCCAGGAAGGCCGCGCCGCCGAGCATAGCGGGAATGGCGAGCCAGGCTCCGTATTTGCGGATCAACGAGTAGAGTGCAAAGATGCCGCCTTCGCCGTTGTTATCGATACGCATGGCAATCAGCACATATTTGACGGTGGTAATCAGCGTAATCGACCAGAAGACCAGCGAGAGCATACCGAGCACGGCCTCGCGATCCACGTTGCCGAAGCCGCCTTGCCCGGCAAGGAAGGTCTGCGCGGTGTACAGAGGCGAGGTACCGATGTCGCCATAGACCACGCCAAGGGCCACGATCGCCATGCCCCACGTGACCTTATCCGGTCCGGATTGCAGGCGAGCCCACCAACGGCCAAGACGGCCTTTGGAAGAGGCGCTGGCGATTTTCTCGGCTTCTCGCGTCTCGGCCTCGCGCTGTTTGGCGATGGCCTCGCGCTCCTCCTTGGTGAGGGTGCGGCGGGAAACCTTGGGAGCGTTAGTGAAGGTGTCGGCCCTCAGCAGGGCTTCTTCTTCCTGCTTAGCCTTTGCCTTATTGGCACCAGCCTTGGCATTAGTTTTCTGGGCCTTTTGGGGCTTTGCCGCTTTTTGGGCACGTTCAGCCTGTTTATCTGACTCAGCCATACGTTCAGTCCTCCATTGAGGTGGAGATCCTCCCCCTCGCTTATGTCAAGCAACATATCGTAGACCTCGTTGGCGATTCTTACAAATTCTGCTCAATTCCAAGTCAACACATCGCCACAAAAGGGGCAAATCAACACGTCATTGCCCACTTCTGCGGCCTGCGCGGCGCATCCCAAGGAATAATGACAGCGAGCTCGCTCACACCCCGTAGACCACACGGGTGGTGTTGCGGGTGCCGCGGGCCACATCGGCAATGGGCAGGTCAAGCGTATCGGCCATGGCACGCAGTGTGTAAGGGATCATGTAGGGTGCATTGGTGCGGCCACGGTACGGCATAGGCGTGAGGTACGGCGCATCGGTTTCCACCATCGCGTGGTCCAGCCCCACAATGCGCATCGATTCGCGGATGCCATCGTTGCCCTTATAACTCACTGTGCCGGAGAAGCTCAGGTACCATCCATGCTCGCGCGCAATCTCACCCATCTCGCGGTCGCCGGAGTAGGAGTGGAACACGGTACGCTCGGGAGCGCCGTCGGCCAGCAGAGTCTCGATGACTTCGCGATGAGAGTCGCGGTCATGAATCTGCATGGGCAGGTTCAGTTCCTTGGCCAAAGCGATATGCGCGCGGAAAGCCTCACGTTGCAGCTCCTTAGCCCCCTCGCCGGTACGGAACAGGTCCATGCCGGTCTCCCCGATGGCCACCACCTGTTCGGGGTACGTGGTGGCAAGACGATGCACTTCAGCAAGAGCGTCCTCAAAGCTGGTGTCGTGGTACGGCTTGTATTTGAGCGGCAGCCCATCCGGCCCCGGCACACCGCGATGACCGTGGAGCACGGATTCGTTGGGATGTATTGCGAGCGCCGCGTGCACATTACCTGGATGATCGAGGGCCATCTGGACGGCGGTCATCAGGTGCGGCAGCTCGCAACCGCAGTCGATAATACCCCCAATACCGACGGCTTGCGCCTGTGCAAGCAACTGGTCGACGTCGTACACCGGGACTTCGGGCTGCCCTTTTTCCTGTGCCTCGTGGCTCATGGCCCGCGCAAACGGTATGACGGAGGCCACGTGGGTGTGGTTGTCGATGGTCTGGGCGTCTTGCGGCAGCGGTTCAGGTGCCGGTGCCCAGCTACGGTCGCGATGGTGGTGCTTGCTCATAGCTCCCCAGTGTAGGCAGACACCCTACCGTGCCCATCACCACCTCGATGCCCTTCCCGAATATGTACCACTGACAACGTCGTAGCGTCACATATTCAGGAAACAACCCCACACCTCCCGAATATGTACCACTGACGATCGCTAGACGTCACAAATTCGGGAACATCCCCATCTCCCGAATTCGTACTACTCAGTAACGGCCAGCAGTACAAATTCGGGAGATTTGGGATATGGGGCAGCTACGGGTGCCGAGCTACTCAGTAGCCCCGGTGGCCACGCGAATCATCGCGTATTGGGACTCGTAGAGGCGGTAGTACGCGCCCTTGGCCTCCAGCAGTTCGGCGTGCGTGCCGTGCTCCACGATCTGGCCGTGGTCGATATAGAAGATCTGGTCCGCGTTCTCGATGGTGGACAGCCGGTGGGCGATGATGAAGCTCGTGCGACCCTTGAGCAGATGCCGCAAGCCGGCCTGCAACGCCTCCTCGGTGCGGGTGTCGATGTTCGAGGTCGCCTCGTCCAGAATCAGGATGCGCGGGTCGGCGAGCAGCACACGCGCGAACGCGATGAGCTGGCGCTGCCCGGCGGACAAGGTCGAGCCGCGCTCCTCCACCGTGGTGTCGTAGCCATCAGGCAGCTCCATGATGAACTCGTGCGCGTGCACGGCCTTCGCCGCCGCCTCGATCTCCTCGTCGGTGGCGTCGAGCTTGCCGTAGCGGATGTTGTCACGTACGTTGCCGGAGAAGATGAACGTGTCCTGCAGCATCACGCCCATCTGCCGGCGCAACGATTCAAGCGTCACGTCGCGCACGTCGTGGCCATCAATGGTCACCGAACCTTCCGACACGTCGTAGAACCGGGACAGCAGGCTCACGATGGTGGTCTTGCCGGCGCCGGTCGGGCCGACCAGGGCGATGGTCTTGCCCGGGGTGACGTGGAAGTCGACCAAGTTCAGGATGTTACGGCCGTCGTCCTCGTACCGGAACACGACGTCGTTGAAATCGACCTTGCCTTGAATGGCGGGCAGCTCGGTGGCACCCGGCTTGTTCGCGATCTCGGGCTTGACGTCCAGCGTCTCGAAGATGCGTTCGAGGTAGGCGGAGCAGGTGACCAGCTGGTTGTAGAAGTTGCCGATGTTGATCACCGGGTTCCAGAAGTTGTTCGCGTAGCCCACGAACGCGATAAGCATACCGGTGGTCACGCTCACGCCGCCGAAGCCGGTGATGCCCACGAAGTAGATGAACGCGATGGTCATCACGGAGATGGTCTGCACGCCAGGCCACATCAGGAATTCAATGTGCTTGGCGGCCATCCAGGCGGTACGTACGTCGTCTTGCTGCTGCTGGAAGGTGTCGAACTGCTCCTTCTCGCGGGCGAAGGTCTGCGTGGTCTTCACGCCGGCGATTGACTCGTGGATGAAGGCGTTCAGATTGCTCTGCTTGTTGGACAGCACCTGATAAGCCTTGCGCTGGAAGTACTGCAGCACACGCACCCAGATGATGAGCACCGGGAACAGTACGAGGCTCCACAATGCCAGCTGCCAGTCGATGGCGAACATGACGATCAGCGTCACGAAGAATGTGAAGATGTCGGAGAACACGTTGATCAGACCCGAGGAGAGCGTGTCCGAAAGGGTGTTCACATAGTTGACCACGCGGATCAGGATCTTGCCGTGCGGGCGCGAGTCAAAGTAGCTGAACGGCAGGGTCTGGATGTATGTGAACAGATCGCGGCGCATGTCCTTGAGCATGAGCTGGCCCACGCGAGTAATGTCCACCGTGCGGTAGCGCAGCGCGAGTTCGTAGATCACGATCAGGCAGAACAGCCCGCCGGCCAGCATGGCCAGTTTGCCGAGATCCTTGTTCGGAATCGCGTCGTCAATCATAATCTTGGTCAGGTACGGGACGCTGACCACGATGCAGCTCATCGAGACCACGACCGCCAGGATGCGCACAATGCGCGAAATGTACAGTTTGAGATATTTGCCGACGCGAGCGATGTCGTGGAGGTTGATGGACTCCTCCAGCTCCTCATCCTCGCGGAATGTATTGCGTTGTGCCATAAGTCCTCTTCTCAAGCCCCCTCCGGCGAGGGGGCTGTCAGCGAAGCTGCCTGGGGGAGAGATATGTCGTCAAAATCTCTCCCTCCGTCATCGCTTCCTTTATTTATTGCTCACCTATCGGTTCGCCCTCGCCTAAAAACAGCCCACAGGGCTGTTTTCTTCACGGCTCAGCCCTCGTCAGAGGGAGGTTGAACGACGGTTAAAACCCCTGTGCGGCGCCGGACTGGAGTCCGAGCTGCTTGTGGTAGATGCCCCAGTAGCGGCCGTGTGCGGCCACGAGTTCGGCGTGGGTGCCGCGTTCGACGATGCGTCCGTGTTCGAGTACCAGAATCAGGTCGGAATCCTTGACCGACGAGATGCGGTGGGCGATGGTGACGATGGTCTTGCCGCTGTCCATCTCCTTGAGGTGCTTCTGGATTTCCGCCTCGGTCTCCATATCGACGGCCGAGGTCGTATCATCCATAATCAGGATCGACGGATCATCCGCGAGCGCGCGGGCCAGCGACAGGCGCTGTTTCTGCCCGCCGGACAGGCCCACGCCGCGTTCGCCCACAACGGTGTCATAACCCTGCGGCATCGACCTGATGAAATTGTCCGCGCCGGCGATCTGGGCCATTTTCTGGATATATCGGTCGTCGCTATCATCGCTGGCACCAAAGCCGATATTGCCACCGATGGTGTCGGAGAACAGGAAGGTGTCCTGCGCCACGATGCACACCTGCGAGCGCAAGGTGGCCAGCGGCCAGTCGCGTGCG
This sequence is a window from Bifidobacterium breve DSM 20213 = JCM 1192. Protein-coding genes within it:
- a CDS encoding TatD family hydrolase encodes the protein MSKHHHRDRSWAPAPEPLPQDAQTIDNHTHVASVIPFARAMSHEAQEKGQPEVPVYDVDQLLAQAQAVGIGGIIDCGCELPHLMTAVQMALDHPGNVHAALAIHPNESVLHGHRGVPGPDGLPLKYKPYHDTSFEDALAEVHRLATTYPEQVVAIGETGMDLFRTGEGAKELQREAFRAHIALAKELNLPMQIHDRDSHREVIETLLADGAPERTVFHSYSGDREMGEIAREHGWYLSFSGTVSYKGNDGIRESMRIVGLDHAMVETDAPYLTPMPYRGRTNAPYMIPYTLRAMADTLDLPIADVARGTRNTTRVVYGV
- a CDS encoding ATP-binding cassette domain-containing protein; translated protein: MSEKNEQELSKDEALKNTAESAMASKDAIKPAPADSIQFSVIFDDADGLDLEGADDADDNASGDIYSIMASAESAADVTEASDATAEDNAGAELSEAEADALASADTSAAATKRNADRVNETLNLAKSGGKDELVEHAAPAAKATEPTMTLASRIDRVLVGGGADDILLKTYPTFALNKVTVPGAKGKINVLDSVEFACYVGHAYALLITDDPDSGLTADTKRRALMGVMSGLVQPKSGTVMNKSANIAELEPVDLRGHRLGIVPQLHAVQPDLDAEQNVLYAMNASNRNFLKPKPVIARELLAKVGFSEATSGVAVSKLPVVQQRLVAIARAISTEAEVLILDEPTRGLNVDDTVTVFAALAKLAHSGDPKHCIIVLTASREIAEAADQMFEI
- a CDS encoding HD domain-containing protein: MTGYIPTLEQIDELHRKIAPSEAAYELVHTHCVIVATIGCQIVRRQNALFTRRCTLPKDAPEWGSNRRTENTVDAAVSATPMPPTAGVTGGQVPPRLLDEHLVLIGGLLHDIGTYRVFKHDGSDGEPLKFSKKRYILHGLKGYEYLLDEGVDEYIAQFCRNHTGVGLTCEDVVKQELPLPPADYVPMNLEQEVVMYADKFHSKSVPPKFLQVEAYTARAERFGEDNKRRWLDLVAKYGVPDIPVLAEKYGMRVI
- a CDS encoding ABC transporter permease; the protein is MFVLSNAWRALMRSKGRTTLTAFITLAVTFGTVAGLAIVQENTTAHTTTYNSQKANMAIRPSAATWKKVSATDSATTKHYMTWSSYTDYASAIQTAGTTLDFTVTGTVPARVSGDLKALDGGSLGSASDDKTGGQLVWRAFWTKDAAKASDLGTFEIVDGKGLSYNNKSANPDTTGALVSEAFAKANNLKVGDTFKVATATSASDTAELKVRGIYKYTSESTVDNPVVAARNRENAIFTNYQTFSKAGLDPQYSNETASGWELPDLNVVFNVTDSATYDSLLKTLKKAKLPAKGYTISSPSLEAYTKSLEPLDTLAARAKTGVIVLLTVGGVLLLALVLLAAWTPKRNDEIGMALVSGVTRGRLGWQFMLEVFFATLPFYVIGLVGGAFAAKPIGAALISGHTTAVTSSLIWQMVWGGLGAILALAILAALRLAFFSAAKLFAADGDWGTVSEIETIEEADDEVAELGKAVTTTTTTSNDDAEAKA
- a CDS encoding KUP/HAK/KT family potassium transporter, encoding MAESDKQAERAQKAAKPQKAQKTNAKAGANKAKAKQEEEALLRADTFTNAPKVSRRTLTKEEREAIAKQREAETREAEKIASASSKGRLGRWWARLQSGPDKVTWGMAIVALGVVYGDIGTSPLYTAQTFLAGQGGFGNVDREAVLGMLSLVFWSITLITTVKYVLIAMRIDNNGEGGIFALYSLIRKYGAWLAIPAMLGGAAFLADSVLTPAVSISSAVEGLQTLPPLEQLFDENPSLTLMITVVIIVILFSVQSRGTESIGKVFGSMVLVWFSFLAVVGVVNLNNDWSVFAALNPVYGVKFLFSPHNAAGIALMGTVFLSTTGAEALYSDMGHVGRGNIYFTWPFIKIALVLNYFGQGAWMLNNARNPQFNTMKSLNPFFQMMTPNVRYLAVILSVTAGVIASQALITGAFTMVSEATRLNWMPHLQVRYPARTRGQLYIPVVNGVLCVSTLAVLAIFKDSEHISAAYGLALTITMITTTVLLGVYLWYDRKRVGAIVFTVLFLAIQIMFFIASMAKFLHGGWFTCLLTIAILFVMYTWNEGTKLERAQRRHMRPKDFLPALDKLHGDFRIPYFADNIVYLTSDSETKRLDTDIFFSIFADHPKRARAWWAVSVETTDEPFTREYSVENFGTNYIFRVRFRLGFKVSQSIPAYIHQIMHDLSKTGELPKQKSIYPRVDADPDIGTVRYVLVHKALMPESKVSARGALSLQAKYAIRHVAGSPVKWFGLAPYNPLIEVQPLFVSTRRPPRLKRTDGTKTVPAPTPTRSVADPAAVPDPMDTTAGLSRLVQELDAAMSAEEKK
- a CDS encoding class II glutamine amidotransferase, translated to MCRLLGYATAGFNLSLNAVLGQGNVEDFRELSEIHNDGWGVAQLADPASAPYVRDGGAPTPETGTKIYKSTIAARADSTFEALASEPARGAIWHLRLASSNLPLIMENQHPFYANGLSFIHNGDISDANGRNIVTNRSYPVDHSVFLSTGGRSDSAIFFAVILEYVGFGFPLDEAVAQAVRELRQAYPKSSYNCMIQSEDQLIALCAAGREKTSPRIVEIYDEYGRGEQAADYRVMRYHALNDENGDPAGVVVSSSGYEQEGWDVLENDQMIIASNRNGTYRLRSI
- a CDS encoding ABC transporter ATP-binding protein, producing the protein MAQRNTFREDEELEESINLHDIARVGKYLKLYISRIVRILAVVVSMSCIVVSVPYLTKIMIDDAIPNKDLGKLAMLAGGLFCLIVIYELALRYRTVDITRVGQLMLKDMRRDLFTYIQTLPFSYFDSRPHGKILIRVVNYVNTLSDTLSSGLINVFSDIFTFFVTLIVMFAIDWQLALWSLVLFPVLIIWVRVLQYFQRKAYQVLSNKQSNLNAFIHESIAGVKTTQTFAREKEQFDTFQQQQDDVRTAWMAAKHIEFLMWPGVQTISVMTIAFIYFVGITGFGGVSVTTGMLIAFVGYANNFWNPVINIGNFYNQLVTCSAYLERIFETLDVKPEIANKPGATELPAIQGKVDFNDVVFRYEDDGRNILNLVDFHVTPGKTIALVGPTGAGKTTIVSLLSRFYDVSEGSVTIDGHDVRDVTLESLRRQMGVMLQDTFIFSGNVRDNIRYGKLDATDEEIEAAAKAVHAHEFIMELPDGYDTTVEERGSTLSAGQRQLIAFARVLLADPRILILDEATSNIDTRTEEALQAGLRHLLKGRTSFIIAHRLSTIENADQIFYIDHGQIVEHGTHAELLEAKGAYYRLYESQYAMIRVATGATE